ataaaaaatacaagaaacCAATGAAGTAGCTGTGGTTTGCTTAGACCACATGTTAAGAtcttattttctacaaattgatGCTTCTAATTTTGGGTCAAATACTATTGTGGAAGAATTGCAGCTTCAATAGATTATTAGTCGCATATAATAAGCCACAAAATCCTCTAATAtatccaatattttaatttatttaattagtttttaataattgtatCTATAATTATTACAAGTACCCCCAAAACTAGGGCAATAACAAAAAACGAatcatttgaagaatttttaataagtgATGGGGTAAGGCTGGACATTGGAAGTTGAAGGTACGTAATATCGATGgaagtatcattaataaatcaGTACAAGTAAAGCAAATATTGATGGTTTATTTTATTAGCAAGGAACTGAAAGTTGTCTTGAAGACACTTAAGGAAAAAATGTGAAGAGAAGTAGGAAAaagattatagaaaaataaatgagaaaatgacaaaatatatggaaattgaaagGAAGTTCACAAACAAGGAACAGTATAGAGATACCCCACAATCAAAACCACAATGATAAGCTAGAGAAATGACACAAAGGACGAAACAAGACAAAGAATTCATGAGGGATGAAAGTAGAAAATTATGATGCAGAGCAAAAGGATAAGCTGAACAACTAAATTAAAAGACTGAGATAGAACCAGAAGTTACATACGCCACTGAAACTATGAGActtacaaatataaacaaagaacaactaaggatatatgagtggagaataattagaaaaattcatgaaccagtaaaatttggaaaaatgaatataGAGGATTTATGAActataaaattaagaatatattagaaaatgaggatatagAAACAATATTAAAGAATTCTCAttgtacattaaaaaaatggaaaaagggTACAAGGAAAACTACAGAATAGAGACCGAACGAGAAAAGATTGTctggtagaccaaaaaaaatAGATGGGAAGATCAAATTGTATAAGATATGCTAAAGCTGAGTACGTGACAGGAACGATGCAGGACACTTTATGTCCTGTTATGAAGAACAATAGTTGatgattcaaaaataattaaaatttctaatttattattatgagaTTTTGTACAAACATGATATCTCATTAATTTGTAGATCAAgttattttaatactaaaatTCAGTCATCACAATgaagaatttaattattttaatgttaatttgtttcaagttattttgaagaaaaaaaattttctcatttatcttacgaaaatataatttttaatatctaaaGTTTTCTTATCCCATCGTTCAACGAATCATTCAAAGACCAAAATATAGGTTTATGtcacaatgaaaaaaatttgtacaatatTATTAGAGTAGATTTAGGGTGTATTTTTATAAACCTTATTCTAAACTCGGATTTGTTGTGTttgatcatattttttaataaaattaataatgaataagtGTGTTTAAATAAAGACAAAtgggtttttgaaaaaaaatttttttgtgataaatggAAAGattatatattagttttataacaaaactatttttttttcacaataattcaaaagttatttcaaaagaCATGCCGACAACTCCCGAACAAACCCGAGCGCTTGTGACGTCATAATGTTAGTTTTCACTCATTGCAgttgatagaaaaataataaatagtgttTTGATCTATTTAATTTTGTTgtcattattaaatatttaaatttatattaaaaatatcgaaCCTCAAAAGTTATCGTTCTTGTTTTGTACCATTATGTACGCATACTACAAAGACAACTCctgataaaatgtttttaaatgttccCCAAGATGTCAAACGACGAAATAAATGGTTTCAAGCAGTGCACCGTGATAATCCCCAAACaaaatcgaattatttttgttgtgaagatcatttcgatgtaagtatttttcaatgccatttttattatatatttaagtaaagttcagtaaataaatttttttaactggaCTCCAAATCATAACCTTTAAAATCATAgcattaaaaactttttttattgataatttaaagtgcttaaataataaatttatgtatcTTTATCTAATGATTGGGattcaatttgatatatttataattttataacgTTCGAGGTTATATATTTGACtatagtattaaattttttaaattttatgttatgGTGGTTTATCTGTTGTTAtaataacatataaataattcttattatttgtttttttttctagctGAAAGATTATAtggaaaattacatttattatacAACGATGGGAGGTAAAGCAAAGATTAAAACTGATGTGGTACCACACAAGTTTGACTGTCAATCTAATCGTAAAAGACAAGGCACTACAACGGTTCTTAGAACAGCTGCAGAAAAACGACGGAGACAACCAATCattcaagaaattttaaatgaatctTCAGATAATATGGAAATTGGTAGTCCTCCAGAACCAAACATTGATGCCGTACCAGCCAGTACTGTTAAAAATATTGGAGTAGATTTTGCTCTTTCAAATGAAACACCTGGCCAAAAGGTCACTGTTGAAACACAAACTAATATTAACCACCGTACTGTTGCTGTACAAGTAAATAGTAGTTCTAAGTATCGTAGCGTATCAGttcaatgtaaaattttatcaatcgGAATCGATGAATCCTGCTCACCAATTAAAACTGGTAGCATAAGTACTGCAACATCTCCAATAAAACCATTGCGTCAAAAATTGAATCCAAATTTATTGGAAGATACTCAGAAAAGTTTGTCATCTAGCAGTTGTACAAATTCAAATAGTTCACAAGATATTTATGAACCTTCCGAAAATACCGGTTCAAGTACTATGGATTCTAGCAGCCTTCAATCTCctgtgaaaaaatttgaaattttgaaagtcacAAATTACTTAATTAACGATAATTTAAAAGCGTATACTGGTGTACTCAAGAATGAAATGTGGTGCTAGAACGTATTAGTATAATATCTAATATTGATAttactaatataaaattatctttgatGAAAATACGACGCCAAGATACTTTGGAAAGATTAAGGGCCCCCGCAGACTGCAGACTTTTTATCGGCCGATAGTTTGGTCGGTTTCTTAATCAGTATGGAGAGGAATGCATATGCGCACACTACAGCGATTCAGTATCGGCCGATAAAAAAGTTTGATGGGCTACTCGATTACATTCAAACTAATCTGTCGGCCAACTGTCGGCCGACTGTTTAATCAGTATTGGCGCATACACGCCTGCGCATACACGACGATTGTTTAGTCGGCCGATAGTTCAGTTCGCTCTGTGATTTGGCGTCGTGTGCTTCTATTCAATATGGCTTCGCCCAAATCACAATTGTTGATTATAGAAAGTTCCGTCGAAAACTTAATTGAAGAAGTCGAGAAAAGACCTGcgctttataaaaaaagtttaaaggaGTACTCCGACgcgaatatgaagaaaaaactgtGGGAGGAAGTTTGCGAAGCAGTTGTTGTTGATTGGAATTCGCTTAGCGCTGAGGAGAAAACAAACAAAGGTAggaatgtaaaaataaaaatattagagtacttatgtgaatttttatttatttatttatttatctatttacaattattacactTTGTTATATTGACACGGAATCGCGCCTCCGGGAGAAATAAAGTATGACGACATGTACTGTCGCAcgttattcatattatttcttccTCGGTTGTCTTCATTTATAGTTAAGTTATTCATGGGACAATTGTAGAGAGTTTCTGTGAAATTTATTCCATCTTTGATTCTTACATAATTATGCAGGACACAGCAAGCTTTAATTATTTTGacacaaaaattgatattgacatCCATTGGTCGGTGAAATATACGCCATTTGTTACCAAGAATCCCAAAAGTACACTCAACCATTCGTCGAGCTCTTGTATGTCTATAGTTGAAAATTCGTTTGGTGTagtttaaatttctttttgcaTAAGGACGTAGTATATGATTGCCAAGTCCAAACGCTTCATCCCCTACGACAGAGAATGGAATAACATCTCCGACATTATCATTAGGCAATTGCCTTCCGGAGGGAATATTTAATCGGTTTTGGGACAGCCGTTTACCCATTTCTGATGATTTAAATATTTCCGAATCACTAGCTGTTCCATAAGAACCAACGtctatatatacaaatttataatcTGCGTCTGTCCAAGCCATTAACACGcacgaaaaaaactttttgtagtTAAAATATGATGAACCGGAATGTTCTGGCTGTATCATCCGTATATGTTTGCCATCAATTGCTCCAATGATGTTTGGAAAGTTTGTGCGACTATAGAATTCGTCTGCGATTTTAATCCAGTCGCCTTCTTCTTTGGTTGACATATACAATGGTTGAAGTATATTCCATATTTGCTCACATGTAGTTTTAGTAATATCTCGTATTGTAGAAGCTCCCATCAGATAATCAAAAGATAATGTATTGAAACTAGCTCCTGTAGCCAGatatctgtaaaaaaataaaaattaattatatttcaatatctgtaaaaaattaaaaattaattaaatttcaatatttttcaggtCGTGATGTGCAAAAAAATGGGCTAATTTAAGGACTTGCTTTCGTCGCGAATTAAACGCTCAAAAGAACACTAAGTCGGGGCAAGCTGCGAATAAAAGGCGTAAATATGTCTACTTTGAacagttattatttttacttccaTGCATGGAAAACCGACTTACTGAAGGTAACCTGGAAGaggaaaattttctatcaaatgaTGAGCATGATGATCAAGCTGGTTCATCCACTCCCACCCCTATTCGTCAGCGGAAAAAGAGACCTAATGTACCGAAGCAGACGGACGTGGATGAAGCATTATTAAAGGCATTAAATGAGCCTAATACTGATGAAGATGTGAACTTCGCTTTGTCACTGGTCCCTTCACTCCAAAGTTTAACCGCAGAAGAAAAACTTGATGCTAAAATAAGTATTCTTAACGTTTTTAAACAGATAAGATCAGCTAGGTGCGCTCAGTCTCCGCCAACATGTACGTACAACAGAGTTCAGCAACCCTTGTACCCTTTTCCAATTTCGCAACCGACAACCATTCGAAACATTTCATCACCTGGCAACTCCAACGATACAGCCCAGtcttattattcaaatttttcagatgaatcgcaaatatatgacttgtaaatattttccgaattttgtaatattattctaataaaaatagttgaaaagtATTTGTGGTTTATCTTACCTTATCGTAACGCTCAATCTCTCCTCCACAGGTATAGAAAGTCTTAAATTTGTATCCTCCTTCGCTATTGCTGGTCCAATTAGCTTGACAAGTTCATTGAAGCTGGTAATGCTCATTCGATAATAGGCGAAAAATTTTTTCGGGTAATCAAGTAATTTGGAATGCATAGTGTAAAATTTTCCACTAACTAATCTGTCACTGAGAATGGGATGCACCCAATGCTCTCGCAATCTCTTCTTGATTATCCTCCTCCGGAGTATGATGAGAGCAATAATTTTTCTGGACAACATTTTCATATTGTGTGACCGCTTCAACAGTCCGTTACAAACTAGTTCGAGAATAGTCGGCCGACTGTTGGATAGTCTGCGCCCTGTTCACCAACCAAACTGTTTAGTTGGCTCGGTGTGCGCACTTTCAGCCCAACCCGACTAAACTATCGGCCGATAAAAAGTCTGCAGTCTGCGGGGGCCCTTAATAGGAGTAAAATTACCTACTGAAGCTGCACAGTCATGGCATTGaacatcctgatttttttttaacttttcattaATAGTTAAAGAACTGAATAAGCTTTACCCCGAACTCGGTGTTCTGGACATACCCGTCCttttacaatacaaatattatttttacgacTTAGTTGAACATAACCTATAGCTTTGTCGCCGTAACTCTCACGCGATGCTCtacaatttatgaaataaataattatatttaatgtaatggagaataaatacttaaatatttttacttattatattatttttcaacagaCTTACCTTGATGCCTTGGCACCTCGAACTTCAGCAGAATTAAACCGAacgtcattttttaaaaaatcggtAATCATAAATATATCAACATCAGGAATATTATCAGACTTTGTCTTAATAAATCCTTTATCACACATAGCTAATTGAAACCAACTAACAACTCGTATTTtagcaataaattttcaatattattgtctAGTCACGTGTAATAGCCGTAAACGCTGTACTGTTATTAAATAGCTATAACATTATGACGTCACAACTATGGTGAACAATCATGGCGCGTTTATAGTCacgtgatttttatttaaatttcatcaatttttaattgtttataattaattgaaaaaaatttttattaagttttttgcattaaatatcaatattattaataataaagttttaaaatacataaaaaaaatcaataattttttttttcaaaaacccaaatatgtttattatatataatttatttttatcacatatcaaaattgtaaaagttggAAATGCACTTTGTTAATAAAAggtaaaatgaaattattaattatgtcATTAATGAGACAAATTATGCCCAACAATGCCAGTTCTGAGAAAACCAAAATTCGAAAACGTCGTTAATTTGAATTCAAAGAgaatattgtcaaaatttaaattgcatCTAAAAGttgcaatttatatatattcaaagaattatttttatttgccaCCAAgagattaaaatatttaacaatattggCAATATACTTAGCTCTGAAcatttattaatagaaattatattaattattcaaggACAGAAATACTGTACAAACTAGAGTTGTATCCGAGttcagttttaatattttttaaatgtatgtaTTCTGGTTTTTGAAGTATGACCCATTAGGGGAtatcataaatatattcaacaaaaacATGTTAGCAGAATAATCAATTTCTGTTTAAAATCGGATTATTGCACGTCATTAGCATGAAAGAAATCATtgagaaacaaattaaaaatgaaaatcaaatcaCAATATTCTAAAAGTACGAATATTTATCCGAAGGATAGACGGACCGAGGCCTAAGGGCTTATCCAAAACACGCATTACAAGCTAAGTAATGTATACACAATAACTTCTACCAACTGACTCGATTTCTTTTAAACATGAtgcaattatttttcaaaacaatggttCAGTCATATTTCAAAACCACTAAGCATATTGTTAACTGTATTTTTTGTCCATATTGCTGTTATCGATAAATATGATTTGAGACAATAAAACATTATATTAAAGATCACTAAAGGAAGACGAATAAAAACTTTCATACCACGGGGTAGCCAGGTTTGGATTCGAGTTTCAACtaattacatcaaaaataaaatgaaaatgctaagaaatgaaaatagatgtaattttaaattaattcaaattatctCAACTGATTCTAAAAACTGGGAAAAGATCTAAGGAGTTTCAAATCAACCAAGCTGTAAAAACATAACCACAAGGTCAAGAAAAATTAGagtatttaaaatttatgttttattatggatatttttttcgatatactCAATTAGACAGTAAAATGAATGCCATTTCATAAGCTTGGTGAATGTTCATAGAAAGTTTCAATTCCATTATGAGATTGATCAATTCAACTTATGTATAGGTGAATAGAGTGTGGAGAATCCAAAACCCCATTTTAATTGAGCAATATATAACTTGAGAGACATCTTCGGTTTCCAAGTTTTTCtgcattatatatatatatatatatatatatatatatatatatatatatatatatatataaaagagagagagagaaaatacCAATAGAATTAAGCACAATAGGATTCAAAAATGCAatttatatagtttaaaaatagTCAGTTACAGCACacacatttttaatttgtgccattaaataaattttacagtTAAAAATTTGAGCAATACTGTAGAAAGTGTGAGATAGAAAAAGGTAGtaaaaacattaacaaaaaaaaatatgatagaaTTATTCAATGctgattaaaagaaaaaattttaatttattattatagcaGTAATATAAGTTTATgtacatattttaattattgtacTGTATATAGGAttcaatttgttataaaaaagtaatttagtTAAGTCCTTGAACTTTCACATATATAAACTGTTGATGAAATAataagatatttcaaaatagtgGAATCTCCacataataatggaaataatggGTAGATAACATTATATGAATCCTTTATGCAAAAGCTATGTTGCAgaaatatgaatgaatgaataatgGAAATCATTAGAGGTTATAGAGAGCTGATGGTCTACATGTAAAATAAGAGTGCAATTATTATCAACTTTGATATATGAAGAGGTACCTCTGAGACTCAACACCCAGCACTGCAAAGGAGCAATTTCTATATCAGGACTCAGCCGAACAAACCctcttataaaaattttagttatcCTACCACATTTTATCAAACGAATGATACAGACTTgattgtaaataaaatgaaaaagtattacATCCAAAAcctagaaattatatattatttgttagATTTAATGTTTTACTTGTCTCAATACTTGAGTATCttaaattaaatgtaataaaaaattcagttacAATTAATCCTGTAGGTCATAGGTTTTagtaatcattaaaattttttgttacataagctaattagaaatattaattttttgaaatacataCAATTggctttgaaaaaaaatatgcatcaGTGTATGaagaaatgcaaaaaattataaagttgGACAaacaattatctaaaaaaaaatagtaattaattCAGCATTTAGTCAGTTGGAATAACTTAAGTAAAATATATACTTCGATATAAAcctaaatttaatttctaaCCTGGATGAGAGAACTAAGGAAGGATGACGTTTGGCTACGTGACTGGTGGTAATTTGCCCGAATGTAGAGTTGACGATCTGTCATCATTAAGTTGAACacgattatttgaaaaaataccaGTCGATTTAGGGGTTCTAGGTCCTGTAGGTGTTGATCTAACAACCCCCGCACTGTTCTGTTCCTTTTCATTTGGGGGTCTCGGTAGTCTTCTTCTAAGCCAACCATGTCTCAGCGCAGCACTGGGTGTCATCCTAAGGTCTGGATCCCATTCTAAACATCGTTGTATAAAATCGAGAAACAAAGGGTCATCGCATCCTTTTAACGCTCGTTTCAAGTCTTTTGAACCTGGTGGACCCCTAGGTTTACCTCTCCTACTTAATCCACCACTTAAAATAACTGTACCATCTGGTAGTGTCGAACATGTACAATATCGAGGAATACCCTTGgaactaataaagttttttgcaCGTTTTGATTGATCTAATAATCTCTGTGGAGGCAAGCCTAGAAGTTCCATTATACAAGCTAGTTGATCAGCTTCATCTTCTCCTGGCAGGAGAGGAAAACCGGTCAAAAGTTCGGCTAAAATGCAACCCAGTGACCACATATCAATTGGCATACCATACCGTGCTCCTAAAATTACCTCTGGAGCCCGGTAAAATCTCGACTGAATGTACGTGTACACTCGATTTTGCTCGTAACATGAAGAACCAAAATCGATCACctgaaacaataaaatccaGTTGGGAATTACATTTGCTGAAGCGATATAATAGCGAAGAATCTATTATAAAAGTGAAAACTTCGACGTTAGAGAGAGTTCTTGATCTAGcattaaacataaaattataagtaattacatattgataattgtaaaataaattacatGTTACATGagttttataattataagtttttttcttaataaatatatttttatttcaatttaaaatatctaGTATAAATTGTTTAGTTTATCAATGTCACCAATTGAATTCAATAAGATACACCcgatattaaatttgaatttcaattattcacattaaaatatattaaagaatgaaaactacttttttaattaaaaataataaacgtaAATTTAAGATAAACAATCCAAGTATCATTTGACTTTCCTATCTATGATAGTATTTAgcatgaaatttaataaaacagcAATTGAACTCTcaagaaaaaaactataaaatagaaatagtttttttgaagACACATCCAAGACCTAGTTCAAGaacaaaatgatgattttttccACCATTATAGAGGGTAGCCTGAAAAGTTTCTGTTCTAACAATGAATTTTCAACATAGTCTCTTTTTAAAcctatatacttttttcagCGATGCTTAAACCTTTTTAATCGTTCCAAATAATAGTTACCgtctttttcctcaaaatataCGTTGACGTATGCGATAATGTCCACCTGTGATGAAAATCTCTTCTGCAAGTAAAACTTTAATGtttgaaaacaagaaaaagtctGGACCACCAAAGCGATGACGCGATTAACACAATCCCATTTAGTGTtccaaaaacaaacattttattgCATCTCGtcactaattttttcaatttccagaaaaaaaatcaagtcgTCTCACTTACACAATAGTCAAACAGAAACTAGCGTTCAAAATGGCGaaaattttagtgagaatctTTCAACGCATGCGCACACATATTTCATCAGAAaccttatcaagcaatgatgcGTAATACTCTCCTGTTTTACCTTTTTTCGGGTAGTATATGAATACAATCTCATGATTATCCTAAAAACGGTCACTGCTCCGGCTTATGAAATCATCTTTGCCTCGTCGTCAGTAAAGCTGATACGGCCATGTTCGAATTCAGTCTCCTACAATTTTACGGTCACAAATGATAGTGCAGTTTCCATACACGATGTCTAATTCGTCTTTCAATTGCGTAGAGGTTTCATTGTTTCAAACACAAACATTTCATTGCAGTTCAAtactcattttatatattttcagaaaaaacttCACAGCGACACACTCACACGATGGTCAAACGGAAACTAAGCGTCCAAAATGGCGGAAGTATTGAGAATCTCTCAACGCATGCGCACATAGATTTCTCCCTCCACCTCATCTAGCAATATTTCCTGTAATTTTTATCTCCCCCATCACCAATTCAACACCATCCtctgtttcatagaaataataaaacttatttttgacAGATGACTTGAAAGTTTGAATTTGCCTTTTATATTGACAAgtgatttttagttttagtttaaaatacaatgaactaaatgaaaatttcattttgtcatTTCATTTGACCTACCATAATATCAATATGAGAAAATGTGAGCTGATGAAATCAGTTCAAAGTGAATTAGATCATTCGCAAAAGAAAAGTTAATTTGTTTtacctttttgaagatagtcgatgaacacaaCCTCACGATTATCCCAAAATACGATCCCGTTTTCTGCCGTTGTTACCATCTTTGCCTCGTCGTTAGTCAAGCTGATACGGCCATGTTCGAAATCAGTCTCGCACAATTTTACTATTACAAATAATGGAGAAGAGTCTCCATACACATTATCTAATTCCCCTTTCAATTGTGTAGGGGCATTGTTTCAAACACAATCATTTGATTTCAgcttaatatcaattttttattcaattttcagagAAAATTTCACAACGATTCACTCACACAATGGCCAAAGAGGAACTAAGCGTCCAAAATGGCGGAGATATTGAGAATCTCTCAACGCATGCGCACATAGATTTCCCCTTTCACCTCTTCAAGCAACCATACGTAATAATTTCCTGTGATTTGAAGCCTTCTTTTTTTATGAGGCCTCAGA
This portion of the Diorhabda sublineata isolate icDioSubl1.1 chromosome X, icDioSubl1.1, whole genome shotgun sequence genome encodes:
- the LOC130451245 gene encoding uncharacterized protein LOC130451245 translates to MENYIYYTTMGGKAKIKTDVVPHKFDCQSNRKRQGTTTVLRTAAEKRRRQPIIQEILNESSDNMEIGSPPEPNIDAVPASTVKNIGVDFALSNETPGQKVTVETQTNINHRTVAVQVNSSSKYRSVSVQCKILSIGIDESCSPIKTGSISTATSPIKPLRQKLNPNLLEDTQKSLSSSSCTNSNSSQDIYEPSENTGSSTMDSSSLQSPVKKFEILKVTNYLINDNLKAYTGVLKNEMWC
- the LOC130451065 gene encoding uncharacterized protein LOC130451065 — translated: MASPKSQLLIIESSVENLIEEVEKRPALYKKSLKEYSDANMKKKLWEEVCEAVVVDWNSLSAEEKTNKGRNVKIKILEYLCEFLFIYLFIYLQLLHFVILTRNRASGRNKWANLRTCFRRELNAQKNTKSGQAANKRRKYVYFEQLLFLLPCMENRLTEGNLEEENFLSNDEHDDQAGSSTPTPIRQRKKRPNVPKQTDVDEALLKALNEPNTDEDVNFALSLVPSLQSLTAEEKLDAKISILNVFKQIRSARCAQSPPTCTYNRVQQPLYPFPISQPTTIRNISSPGNSNDTAQSYYSNFSDESQIYDL